In Triticum aestivum cultivar Chinese Spring chromosome 5B, IWGSC CS RefSeq v2.1, whole genome shotgun sequence, the following proteins share a genomic window:
- the LOC123111412 gene encoding protein MALE DISCOVERER 2 — MEVWSVRAAQLLLFFFLLSERHGSCAALGEKGRVMSFREEHPSGWLWNLGQKKVFSAAATRLIKGNKLSIEIPNELQECIMISEVLTDGRQQSCRKCLTKTIRSTTLRQLLQARGLQESAPSSKANDQPHKSQSPMSSLASHSQAETNESSSVLHWTIYALCVSGALGLVVIATVVYLLVSRRKKDNTVNPWATGLSGQLRKAFVTGVPSLGRAELEAACENFSNVIGTVSDSALYKGTLSSGVEIAVASSPIKSAKEWSDRSEEQFRNKISVLSKVNHKNFMNLLGYCTCDDPFTRMMVFEYAPCGSLFEHLHVREAEHLDWPTRLRIIMGVTYCLEHMNQLDPPVTPRTLNSSSIYLTEDYAAKFSDTEFWKDDEADVAPTRSAGQDSIVYKFGILLLEVISGRLPFSEDHGLLVLWASSYLDGKRPIGSMADPVLRASSPVPEEDLAALCDVVRLCINREAAKRPCMGEVAGLMKGAVRLSPEQTTPRNNPLWWAELEIMSTAST; from the exons ATGGAGGTCTGGAGCGTCAGAGCGGCGCagctcttgctcttcttcttcctcttgtctgAGAGGCATGGGTCTTGTGCCGCCCTCGGTGAAAAAG GGCGAGTCATGAGTTTCAGAGAAGAGCACCCAAGTGGATGGTTATGGAATTTGGGACAAAAGAAGGTTTTCAGCGCAGCGGCGACACG CTTAATCAAGGGAAACAAACTATCAATTGAAATTCCTAACGAGTTACAAGAGTGTATCATGATTTCAGAGGTTCTAACTGATGGAAGGCAACAATCGTGCAGAAAATGTTTAACAAA AACCATACGGAGTACCACCCTGAGGCAACTCCTACAGGCAAGGGGGCTGCAAGAATCAGCACCTTCCTCTAAGGCTAATGATCAGCCTCATAAAAGCCAGTCTCCCATGTCTTCGCTGGCATCGCATTCGCAAGCTGAAACCAACGAGTCTTCTTCTGTGCTTCACTGGACTATCTACGCATTGTGCGTCAGTGGAGCGCTTGGCCTTGTGGTTATAGCGACTGTTGTGTATCTACTTGTCTCCCGTAGAAAGAAGGATAACACCGTTAATCCATGGGCTACCGGGCTGAGTGGACAGCTAAGGAAAGCCTTCGTGACAG GTGTTCCTTCTTTAGGAAGGGCCGAACTTGAGGCGGCGTGTGAGAATTTCAGCAATGTGATCGGTACTGTATCTGACAGTGCATTGTACAAGGGAACCCTGTCAAGTGGAGTTGAAATAGCTGTTGCCTCCAGTCCAATTAAGTCTGCCAAAGAATGGTCGGATCGGTCCGAGGAGCAATTTAGGAACAAG ATCTCTGTGTTATCCAAAGTGAACCATAAGAACTTCATGAACCTACTTGGTTACTGCACATGCGACGATCCATTCACCAGGATGATGGTGTTTGAGTACGCTCCATGCGGTTCGCTCTTCGAGCATTTGCACG TCAGGGAAGCAGAGCACCTGGACTGGCCTACCCGGCTGCGCATCATCATGGGAGTAACATACTGCCTGGAGCACATGAACCAGCTAGACCCTCCTGTCACCCCAAGAACCCTCAACTCCTCGTCCATCTACCTCACCGAGGACTATGCGGCCAAGTTCTCCGACACCGAGTTCTGGAAGGACGACGAAGCAGACGTGGCGCCGACGCGATCCGCAGGCCAGGACAGCATCGTCTACAAGTTCGGGATACTGCTGCTCGAGGTGATCTCCGGCCGGCTGCCCTTCTCCGAGGACCACGGCCTGCTTGTCCTCTGGGCCTCCAGCTATCTGGACGGCAAGCGGCCGATCGGATCGATGGCCGACCCGGTGCTCAGGGCGTCGTCGCCTGTGCCCGAAGAGGACCTGGCGGCGCTGTGTGATGTAGTGAGGCTGTGCATAAACCGCGAGGCGGCGAAGAGGCCGTGCATGGGCGAGGTCGCGGGGCTGATGAAAGGCGCCGTCAGACTGTCGCCGGAGCAGACGACCCCGAGGAACAACCCGCTGTGGTGGGCTGAGCTCGAGATTATGTCCACAGCATCCACCTGA
- the LOC123111411 gene encoding MDIS1-interacting receptor like kinase 2-like, with product MERPSFARRLACLTVLMMAATPALVSAAGPPPSLEKQAAALLAWKASLHNQSQVGLRSWRNTSAPCSWRGIRCGARATSGHQPEPVVTSVSLRGTRLRGTLEPLDFSALSTLRALDLSRNRLHGSIPSSVEVLKELHALLLHGNRIRGYIPPSLGSLTRLHFLMLHDNQISGEIPSQIGELDNLVGLNLSGNRLVGHIPHQVGRLPHLATLDFSNNNLSGSIPSSLGNLTELISLRLPGNQLSGHIPGELGYLFNLEHLELSHNPLTGSIPISFGNLTKLSALYIDSSQLSGHIPQQLSSLVHLEKLVLRNNTLTGPIPKTLGNLTKLTTLHLHRNTLFCHIPQELGFLIELKEFKLHRNTLIGSIPNSLGNLTKITTFYLCNNQISGHIPQELGYLVNLEDLDLGNNTLTGPIPNSLGNLTKLTSLGLYMNQLSGSIPQEVSKLRNLVYFLLGFNNLTGALPSNLCSGGRLQNFTVVDNNLTGPVPRSLLNCKSLVRIRLERNQLNGDISDMGHLSNLVYIDISSNKLYGQLSHRWGECYKLTMMRASNNIITGVIPPSIGKLSQLGILDVSSNKLEGQIPQEIGNLSALFYLSLGDNLLWGSIPQEIGALKSLEHLDLSSNNLSGMIQWSIGNCSKLRYVKLSHNHLSGNIPIELGKLVNLQELLDLSDNSFLDSIPSQLGGLNMLEALNLSHNTLKGRIPPSFGSMTSLLSMDVSYNKLEGPVPQSKLFREASVEWFFPNKNLCGAVKGLPTCDPPPSGGREMKSKAILLAIMPAILFFGFIMTLVTLQCKRKKSMAQDLNELHQTKLFAVWDFDGQDVYKKIVDATENFSDTHCIGIGGNGSVYRAQLPTGEIFAVKKIQMMEDAEIFNCEVEALMHIRHRNIAKLYGYCSAPQGRFLVYEYMHRGSLAASLKNNETAIEMVWVKRLNVITDVAHALSYMHHDCFAPMVHRDITSSNILLDLEFRACISDFGIAKILDMDAPSCTKLAGTKGYLAPELAYTTRVTEKCDVYSFGVLALELFMGHHPGDFLLSMAKKSILLEKLLDTRLPLPEAEIVSGISKVIAIAVRCIEPDPSHRPTMQQVTKVSSTAEGTANDYLHTVIAIPACWS from the exons ATGGAGCGGCCCTCTTTTGCCAGAAGGCTTGCCTGCCTCACCGTACTGATGATGGCCGCCACACCCGCGCTTGTCTCGGCCGCCGGGCCGCCGCCTTCGCTGGAAAAACAAGCAGCGGCGCTCCTGGCCTGGAAAGCCAGCCTCCACAACCAAAGCCAAGTCGGTCTGCGGTCCTGGAGAAACACGTCGGCGCCTTGCAGTTGGCGCGGCATCCGGTGTGGCGCACGGGCAACTTCCGGGCACCAGCCAGAGCCAGTGGTCACCAGCGTCTCCTTGCGTGGGACGCGGCTGCGAGGGACGCTGGAGCCCCTCGACTTCTCCGCCCTGAGCACCTTGCGGGCCCTGGACCTCTCGCGCAACCGGCTGCACGGGAGCATTCCCTCCAGCGTGGAGGTCCTCAAGGAGCTCCATGCGCTGCTCCTGCACGGCAATCGGATAAGAGGCTACATTCCACCTTCTCTGGGAAGCCTCACAAGATTGCATTTCCTAATGCTCCATGACAACCAAATCTCCGGCGAAATACCGAGTCAGATAGGCGAGCTGGATAATCTTGTGGGTCTAAACCTGTCAGGCAATCGTCTGGTTGGTCATATCCCTCATCAAGTAGGACGCCTACCGCACTTGGCTACATTAGATTTCTCCAACAATAACCTGTCAGGTTCAATCCCAAGCAGCTTAGGGAATCTGACTGAACTAATTAGCTTGCGCCTCCCAGGAAACCAACTTTCTGGACATATTCCGGGAGAACTGGGTTATTTGTTCAACTTAGAGCACTTGGAGCTTAGCCACAACCCGCTCACAGGCTCCATCCCGATTAGCTTTGGGAATTTGACAAAGCTCTCTGCCTTGTACATCGATAGTAGCCAACTCTCTGGACACATTCCTCAACAACTAAGTTCTTTGGTCCACTTGGAGAAATTGGTTCTTAGGAACAACACACTTACAGGCCCTATCCCAAAGACCTTAGGGAATCTGACTAAACTCACTACTTTGCATCTTCACAGGAACACACTTTTTTGCCACATTCCTCAAGAACTAGGATTTTTGATCGAGCTGAAGGAATTCAAGCTTCACAGAAACACACTAATAGGTTCGATCCCAAATAGCTTGGGGAATTTGACAAAAATCACTACATTCTATCTTTGCAACAACCAAATCTCTGGACACATTCCTCAAGAACTGGgctatttggtcaacttagaggaCTTGGATCTTGGGAACAACACACTAACAGGCCCCATCCCAAACAGTTTAGGGAATTTGACTAAGCTCACCTCCTTAGGCCTTTATATGAACCAACTTTCTGGATCCATTCCTCAAGAAGTTAGCAAATTGAGAAATCTGGTTTACTTTCTACTCGGCTTTAACAACCTCACTGGTGCCTTGCCATCGAATCTTTGTTCGGGAGGCCGACTGCAGAATTTCACCGTTGTTGACAACAATTTAACTGGACCTGTGCCAAGAAGCTTGCTTAACTGCAAAAGTCTAGTCAGAATTCGTCTTGAACGAAATCAGCTCAATGGAGATATCTCTGACATGGGACATCTTTCAAATCTTGTATATATTGACATCAGTTCTAATAAACTATACGGGCAATTATCTCATCGGTGGGGTGAGTGCTACAAACTTACAATGATGCGTGCCTCAAACAATATTATAACTGGAGTCATACCCCCAAGCATAGGGAAATTATCTCAGCTTGGGATACTTGATGTTTCATCAAACAAACTTGAAGGGCAAATCCCACAAGAAATCGGCAACCTGTCTGCATTATTCTATCTGAGCCTTGGTGATAACTTGCTTTGGGGAAGTATACCACAAGAAATTGGAGCCCTAAAAAGTTTGGAGCATTTGGATTTATCATCGAACAACCTAAGTGGGATGATACAATGGTCAATTGGGAACTGCTCCAAGCTTCGCTATGTGAAGTTGAGCCATAATCACCTCAGTGGCAACATTCCAATCGAACTAGGTAAGTTGGTAAACCTACAAGAGTTGTTGGACCTAAGTGACAATTCTTTTCTCGACTCTATTCCGAGTCAGTTGGGTGGTCTGAACATGCTTGAAGCCTTGAATCTTTCACATAATACACTGAAGGGCCGCATTCCACCATCATTTGGGAGCATGACCAGCCTCCTATCTATGGACGTATCATACAATAAACTAGAAGGGCCGGTGCCACAAAGTAAGCTCTTTAGAGAAGCTTCAGTTGAATGGTTCTTCCCCAATAAGAATTTGTGTGGTGCCGTGAAAGGTTTGCCCACTTGTGATCCTCCTCCGAGTGGTGGGCGGGAAATGAAGTCCAAAGCTATTCTGCTTGCTATAATGCCAGCTATTTTATTTTTTGGGTTCATCATGACACTAGTAACATTGCAATGTAAAAGGAAGAAATCCATGGCACAGGATCTAAATGAATTGCACCAGACAAAGTTGTTCGCCGTCTGGGACTTTGATGGACAAGATGTGTACAAGAAAATTGTTGATGCCACAGAAAATTTCAGTGACACCCACTGCATTGGAATTGGAGGTAATGGATCAGTGTACAGAGCTCAGTTGCCAACAGGGGAAATATTTGCTGTAAAAAAGATTCAAATGATGGAAGATGCTGAGATATTTAATTGTGAAGTAGAAGCGTTGATGCATATTCGGCACCGCAACATTGCGAAGTTATACGGCTATTGTTCTGCTCCTCAGGGGAGATTTCTTGTGTATGAATACATGCATAGAGGAAGCTTAGCAGCATCTTTGAAGAACAACGAAACTGCAATTGAAATGGTTTGGGTGAAGAGGTTAAATGTAATTACGGACGTTGCTCATGCTTTGTCTTACATGCATCATGATTGCTTTGCGCCGATGGTCCACAGAGATATAACAAGCAGCAACATTTTGCTTGACCTTGAATTCAGAGCATGCATCTCTGATTTTGGTATTGCCAAAATACTAGACATGGATGCGCCAAGTTGCACAAAGCTTGCCGGGACAAAAGGATATCTGGCCCCAG AGCTTGCATACACAACAAGGGTGACGGAGAAGTGTGATGTTTATAGTTTTGGAGTACTTGCTCTAGAGTTGTTTATGGGACATCATCCAGGTGATTTTCTTTTGTCCATGGCCAAGAAAAGTATATTACTTGAGAAATTGTTGGACACCCGGCTCCCACTCCCTGAAGCAGAGATTGTAAGTGGCATATCTAAAGTTATCGCGATCGCTGTTCGGTGCATAGAACCTGATCCATCGCACCGTCCAACTATGCAACAAGTAACCAAGGTGTCCTCAACAGCTGAAGGAACAGCTAATGATTATCTGCACACTGTCATTGCCATCCCTGCCTGCTGGTCGTGA